Part of the Tolypothrix sp. PCC 7910 genome, TAGGGGTTTGGTGTTTGTCATTGGTCATTTGGTAATGGGTAATTGGTAATTGGTAATTGGTAATGGGTAATTGGTAATTGATAATAAGAATTTCTCCCCTGCTTCCTTTGCTCCCTTTTCCCTTTCCCCCAGTCCCCAATCCCCAATCCCCAATCCCCAATCCCCAATCCCCAATCCCCAACTCAGGAGTAATTTTTTCTACGCTTCTGGGAAGATGAAGCCTCCTTTAACGGTAGGTAGAAATTAGTTAAGAACCTAAAGGAGGGTAAATTTTATGGCTACAGGTAACGGACAATCTCAACAACCGATTAGCAACCTGGAGTATGATTTTGTGACTGTGCTGCATAATAAAGCAGAAGCAGTTAAGGCTTACGATGTTTACATTAAAGACGCGCAGGAAGCTAACTCTCAACCCTGTGTAGAGTTATTCCAAAAATTGCGGCAGTCTGATATTGAGCAAGCTCAAGAAATCCGCAATCATCTGCAACAAGTATTGCAGCACGGCAAAATGTAATTCATTTGGGGCATGGGGGATGGGGCATTGGGCATAGGAGAGAATAAAAATTTCCTGTGCCAAGCTTTTCCCGCATTCTCTCATTAATAGACAGCAAGCCGCAGCTGCTATCAACTAGGCTGATTCCCTGCGGCTTGTTGCACTTGTTCCACCGTCAAAGCTAAAGCTTGGGCTACTTGTTCTACAGTCAACCCCAAAGCTAGTAACCTGGGTACAGCTTCTAACTTCGCTTCCTGCCTACCTTCTTGTCTGCCTTCTTGTCTACCTTCTTGTCTGCCTTCTTCCAAGCCATCTTGCTTGATTGATTGATACATCCTAGTTTTTTTGAATTCCTCATCTATACCTAACATTACTGCCAACTCCTCTCGGCTCAGTCTGGTAAATTTGTACAACAGAATAGTTTCTATTAATTCTACAATTTGCTTTTTAGTTGTTTCATCAGCTAGTTGATTTCTGGCTTGTAGAATAAGGTCTCTACCTCTGTCAATTGCGGTATCTTCGCCCTCAATAATTAATTGCACTATGGCAACTTGAAGGGAATTTTCTGTTGCTGTTCCTAGTTCATCTAAATAAATGCGTTGGACTTGGAAACTATCGAGCAATAAGCGATATGGTATTTGATCGTCTGGATCTAAACTGCGTTGGGGATAGATGACAACAGCACGCCAAAAATTTACAGATGGATTTTGACGCAGGTAAAGAAAGATTTCAGCAAAGAAGCGTCTATAAAAGTTTGCGTCTTGCTGAAACTGGACTTCTGCAAAGTATAAGGGTTGATTTGCGGTTTCACTATTAGGGATAAACACCCCATCAATGCGAAAGGCAGTTTCTTTCAGTTCGAGTGACACAAATTCATAAGCGCTGGCATTGGTAGTCGTGTCGCCAATAATCGCAAAAAATATGCTGGGGAAAGCTTGAAATAAGCTATAAAAGATTTTGTCAGTTTGCACGCTGGTTTTAGCAGATTTAAGGTTTTATTAAAGAGTATAATTTTGCGGATCAAAGGTGAAGCATTCATCACCCAATACTTTACTTCAACCAAGGTAGTAAGCTGAATGTACCGCGTTCGTACATAATGAATACCCCTAAGCCAATCAATACAAAAGGAACGATGTGCTTGCCGTAGCGACTTAAAATATATGCAATGGCAGGGTGACGGCTTAAGAGATATGCGATCGCACACCAAATTGCTACCATCACAAAAAAGACTATTAAAATCACCCCTAAACTGCTAAGACTCTGACCAGCAAATAAGGGAATATATATACTGATATTGTCGCCACCATTGGCAATTGTAATGGCTGCGAC contains:
- a CDS encoding Rpn family recombination-promoting nuclease/putative transposase, translated to MQTDKIFYSLFQAFPSIFFAIIGDTTTNASAYEFVSLELKETAFRIDGVFIPNSETANQPLYFAEVQFQQDANFYRRFFAEIFLYLRQNPSVNFWRAVVIYPQRSLDPDDQIPYRLLLDSFQVQRIYLDELGTATENSLQVAIVQLIIEGEDTAIDRGRDLILQARNQLADETTKKQIVELIETILLYKFTRLSREELAVMLGIDEEFKKTRMYQSIKQDGLEEGRQEGRQEGRQEGRQEAKLEAVPRLLALGLTVEQVAQALALTVEQVQQAAGNQPS